A stretch of DNA from Verrucomicrobiota bacterium:
GTGCGGTCTTTCCCAACATCACGCGGAAGCAATGGAATGCGCTTTTGCCTGAGGAAATGCGGGAGCAAGTCCTGCCGGACCGCTTGCTCATTTGCAAGGATGAGATGGCGGAATCCGTCGATCCATTGGCCTTGCAGGAACGGTTATGGGGCATGTTTACTTACAACTTTGGCCAGCCGATGACATTCCCGCAAATCGAGCGGGTTCGCTGGCATATGTTTCCCGAATATCGGATCACTGAAACCCAGTCCCACCTTTTCGACGACGAACCCGCGCCTGATGTTGTGAAGATTCTCGATCTCCAGCAAGAGCAGCTCGCTCGCAGTTTAGGCGATGGCCACCGAGTCATCCACGGTGTGGCAGGGTCCGGGAAGACGTTAATTCTGGGCTGCCGCTGTGTGCAGATCGCAGACTCGCTCGCCAAGCCCGCTCTCGTTCTGTGCTACAACATCTCGCTCGCCGCTCGTCTGCGCGGATTCATTCGTGCCAAGGGACTCGAAGACAAGGTGCGCGTTCATCACTTCCACGAATGGTGCGGGGAGATGCTGCGGACGTATCACGTCGAGATTCCCGGAGGGAGTGCTCCTCTCTATGTTCGACAAGTCGAGGCTGTCATCAGCGGGGTGGAGAAAGGCTTCATTCCCCGGGCGCAGTATGGCGCGGTGCTCATCGACGAAGGGCACGACTTCGAGCCTGAATGGCTCAAGCTCGTCACGCAGATGCTCGATCCCGCGACCGATTCACTGCTGCTACTCTACGATGACGCGCAGTCCATTTACCGCAAAGGGAAGGGACTCGGCTTCAGTCTTTCGAGCGTGGGCATCAAGGCTGCAGGGCGCACAACCATACTCCGCCTTAACTATCGGAATACTCGCGAGATACTGCAGTTGGCCTACGATCTTGCGAAAGACGACATCAGCCCATCCGAGGCAGACGAAGACCACGTTCCGCTTATTGAGCCTGAGGCTGCCGGAGTCACCGGATCGCACCCAGTCTTCCGCCGTGCGAAGAGCTTTGCCGAGGAGATTGACTATGCTATTCGTTGCGTTCGCAGCTGGCAGAAAAATAGCGTCGCCAGTGAGGAGATCGCCATCGTCTGCTTCCGCAAAAGCGAAGGAATCGCCCTGGCTCAAGCCTTGAAGAGGGAAGGCATCGATCACCATTGGCTTGGCAGCAGCACTTCAAAGAAATCGTATGATCCCAGCGCCAGCAAGGTCACCGTCATCACCGCAGCCAGCAGCAAGGGCCTGGAATTTGAGGCTGTTGTCGTTGTGGGAGTCGGAGGGCTATCTGATGATGCCGAAGATGTTTCGACGCAGATGCGCCTGCTCTACGTTGCGATGACTCGGGCCAAGCGATTGTTGGCCGTCAGTTCGTCAGGAGAAAATTGCTATTCTGAACGGCTGGCGGAGCTGACGGGAGAAGCTGTGGCTGCGTGATCGCCTTCAACTCCCGGAATTTTCAGGAGTAGTGGATTGCTCGTAGCGAAGTGCAAATCCGCTCTCCCCACTCAGGAAATCCCCAAGCGCCCTTCGTCGAGGTCGATGATTTCGAACATGGTTTTGACGGCGTTTTCGGGGTGGTCGGGGTTTGCTTTCAGCCAACGAGCTGCAGGAACTCCGGTAAGGTTGTGGCTTGGATGGTTTCGCCGAGGGGGAAGGTGTGGGCGCCCGGGTGGATGAGGTGGAGTTCGTCGAGGCGGAGATCCTCCAAGGCGATGTGGGTGGACCGGGTGGTTGTCGGCCGTTCGGTGTATTTCACTTCCACGCCGATCCGGCGTCCTCGGTGGAAGAGCAGGAGGTCGAGTTCGGCACCGCCGTGGGTGGCCCAGTAGTAGGCGTCCCGGTTGTGGGTGGCGGCGAGGATCTGCTCGATGACGAAGCCTTTCCAAGAGGCCCCCACCTTGGGGTGGGCTTGGAGGGCCTCCGGCTCCGGGATGCCGAGCAGAGCGTGCAGTAAGCCGGAGTCCCGGAGATAGATTTTTGGGGCTTTCACCTGCCGCTTCTTCAGGTTCTCGAACCAGGGGGGTAGCTGGCGGACGAGGTAGGTGCCTTCGAGGATGTCGAGGTAACGCCGGGCGGTCGGCTCGGAGGTGCCGAGGGAGCGGGCCAGCTCGGAGAGTTTGAGGATCTGGCCGTGGTAGTGGGCGAGCATGGTCCAGAATCGGCGAAGGGTGATGGCGGGGACGCCGATGCCGAGTTGTGGGAGGTCGCGCTCCAGGAAGGTGCGGATGAAGTCCTCGTGCCACTGCCGCGCAGCCGGATTGCTCCGAGCGAGGAAGGCCCGGGGAAAACCGCCTC
This window harbors:
- a CDS encoding 3'-5' exonuclease — encoded protein: MAQLFPQDSLTRRGPTPGERRFGRLLKSHLEDDYLVWHDVPIGWQRRQPDFVILHPGRGLLVLEVKDWKAEDFKEVDKDTCLMAFGGKYKRLPNPLCQARGYVTAIVGKLGRDEQLCHSSGRYQGKLSFPWGYGAVFPNITRKQWNALLPEEMREQVLPDRLLICKDEMAESVDPLALQERLWGMFTYNFGQPMTFPQIERVRWHMFPEYRITETQSHLFDDEPAPDVVKILDLQQEQLARSLGDGHRVIHGVAGSGKTLILGCRCVQIADSLAKPALVLCYNISLAARLRGFIRAKGLEDKVRVHHFHEWCGEMLRTYHVEIPGGSAPLYVRQVEAVISGVEKGFIPRAQYGAVLIDEGHDFEPEWLKLVTQMLDPATDSLLLLYDDAQSIYRKGKGLGFSLSSVGIKAAGRTTILRLNYRNTREILQLAYDLAKDDISPSEADEDHVPLIEPEAAGVTGSHPVFRRAKSFAEEIDYAIRCVRSWQKNSVASEEIAIVCFRKSEGIALAQALKREGIDHHWLGSSTSKKSYDPSASKVTVITAASSKGLEFEAVVVVGVGGLSDDAEDVSTQMRLLYVAMTRAKRLLAVSSSGENCYSERLAELTGEAVAA
- a CDS encoding ATP-binding protein, which gives rise to MTPRSFYLETLEERLRDFPIVALLGPRQVGKTTLAGLYANTREASQVHRFDLESPADLARLANPEMTLSSLRGLVILDEIQRQPGLYPVLRVLADRPDTPARFLILGSATPDLVQGTSESLAGRVSFIDVTGFSLEETGFENWQQRWWRGGFPRAFLARSNPAARQWHEDFIRTFLERDLPQLGIGVPAITLRRFWTMLAHYHGQILKLSELARSLGTSEPTARRYLDILEGTYLVRQLPPWFENLKKRQVKAPKIYLRDSGLLHALLGIPEPEALQAHPKVGASWKGFVIEQILAATHNRDAYYWATHGGAELDLLLFHRGRRIGVEVKYTERPTTTRSTHIALEDLRLDELHLIHPGAHTFPLGETIQATTLPEFLQLVG